The DNA sequence ACCTCGATTCTCCCCACTCTGGGGAGAGATTCTCCCTCTCATCCATCACTCCACCCCCTTCTTCCCACCACCCTGGTGACCTgtccctcaattttctcacatcttatCCTCGAGGCATATCTTGGGTCCGATGACATTGGCGGCCCCACTGACCACACGGAAGGCCAGGTGCTGTTCAGGACATGGCTGGGGCAGGCCACACTTATACTTCCTGGCCCGGGGCTCTGAGCAGAGACAGTGGTGCAGTGTGGTCAACTACAGGGCTCAGGGACAAGGAGCAGAGATGCTTACTCAGCTGCCCCAGTCTCAACAGGGCCAGGATCCATGGCAGGTGTTAGCAGGAGCAGGAAAgcagagggatcaggaaagagagAATGCCAGCATAAAAAGAGAACCCCCAAACACAGGAAGGACATGGAATGAGGAAGGCAGCAGGCAGGCCAGGAGACTAGGGGAATGAAAGATAGGCAGAAAAGGGAatagtggggaaggaggagggggaggggctggACCTGGGcagggcactgagaggaaaagggtGCTGACTGATTCCCTGCCCAAAGTCCCTTGGCAACTGGCCAGCTACTTCTGATGAGGTGAGCACAGCTAGATGAAAGAGCCTCCCACATCCCTGcccctctgcccccacccctgACTGGGCTTGCTGGAGGAGGTCGAAGATTTCTCTGTGCCCCATCAAACTCATGCAGACACACTCACTGTCATGCCTGGCAGGGCGGCTGGCCTCAGGGCTGGGCTGGACAGACCACAGGGAGAAGGCCCTTTCTGCTACTGACAGGAGAAGAGAAACGGGGAAGGGGGAAGTAGGGACGGCAACAGAGAGGACAGGATGGGACAGTCTGTGAAACGGTTGGGATAGCGCTAAAGGCAAGTAATGACTGGCAGCAGGGGCCACAGGGCACAAGCAGAAAAGGGCAGGCACATCtattctgccccacccccaaatccTAGGGCATGTGACAAGCGGACTCCCAGAACacctctcagctctgcccttGATGCCTCTGGATCAGGAAAGGACAAGATGCCTATTTAGGGGTGCAAGAGAAAAGAGAACCATGGCTTCTCACAGATCAGCACACCAAAAAAGACCAATTCAAAGAGCCCCCAGGGTctgagaaaagaaagtgagagcaatttcctccctccctttctagcCATTCATTAAATAAGCCCACTGGGGCAGAGGGGGGCATTTCTGGGGCACATGAGAGAAGACTGCGTAGGGACTCTGCACTATCACCACCATGCATCACAAGAGGAGAAGGAATTCAGGGAAGGGGCCACATACCTACCTGTTGTCACTGCATTCTCAGGACCtgcagaagggaggacagagagGGAGCAGTGTCACCCCAAATAGGAGTGGGCCCTCCCCCCTACCTGTTGAGGAGCCAGCAtggctccccctccccatctcctcaTGGAGGCTAAATACAAGATACACTGCCTCATACATTTTTCCTCGGGTCCTTGGGCAAAGCCTTATTACTCTTATTTGAGACACATTCGAAATGACTTGCTTAGTCAGTTGGCTAGGTCCTGTTGGACTGGGAATAGGGACTAGTCCTGGGACTTCAGTGATATAAGGAACTCCCCCAAAATGCTCTCTACTAATGCCAGTCAACAGTTTCTGTTCAACTCAGTCTTAGCAAGTTGCCCAGAGAGGTAGGCATTACAAAGTGTCCAAGGGGAAAATCTTTGGCTTACAGCTGGATATtcagggaagggggggggggcggggaaggatGCAGAGGGCCTCATTTGCACTCCTGGCTAAGGGGCAGGGCTTAAATGAGCTACCTAAGCAGAgcccaggggaaagggaagggttcAAGGGTGTAGGAAGGGGATATACTCACTACTGAAGAGCTGCTGTAGCCGAGAGAAGCCACTCCCATGTGTCCCCAGGAGAATGCTGCCCATGATCCAGGTGAGACCAGCAGTGAAGATGAGCACCACAATGCGCAGGGGGCCTGGAGAGATCCAAAGAGAGCTGCTCAGGGGCAGAAGGAAGACCCTAGGGCCAGGGCAGTAACACAATGACATGAGCTCCAAAGTCCTCAAGGTCAACCCAAACCAGAACATTCAACCAGTGCTCAGTCTCAGCTTGAAGACTTCAAGATGGGCAGAAATCATTATCTCCTCAGGCAAATCCTTTCGCTTTCAGACTCCCACACAAAGTTCTCTTTATATTAAgcaaaaatctgcctttctgtaccCTCCCCACAACCCCCACCCTCAGGTCTGCTTTTGGGAGTCAGGCAGAACAAGGCTAATCTCTTTGCCATCTCAGATCCTGGAAGACATAGATCctatcccctttccttttcttcaggtTAAACATCTCTAATTTCTCCATTGTATCTGGGCTTGGACAGCCTAAACCTCAGTCCCTTTGGCATCCTAACtgcttccctttctttgtatctttttggAAGTGTTATGATTAGAGGTGAACACAGAACTCCAGACACGGTCAGAGTTGAGGGATCATTGCCTCCCTCCAGCCACCATCCGTCTGTCATGGAGAACCATGAGCATATTGCTTTTGGGGGCTATCATATTTCCTGCCAACCTAACTGACACACCCAGACCTGCCTTTAGCcacacaaatgatttttttttttttaccataccTCCCACATTCTGAACTGGATTTTTGAACCTAAATGTGGGACTTAATATCATCCTTAAGAGATTTCATCTTACTCaagcagaaacacacacacacacacacacacacacacagacacacacagggcCAATAAtacaagacaaaatcaaaagtgCCACATAAGTCTAATTATCAAGCTTGGTCCcaaggagaaatgagaaacacctccctctctcttcccttccctgcaCAACAGTGGGGGGATTACAGGTGGGGGACATAGCTCATACTGTCAGGCTCAGCTGAGGCATAGCTCAGTTTACTgaatttcttcttccccttctctttttcattcttgttacaagggatggctctctTCAGAAGGGAGAGCAAGAGAGGTAGGTAGTACATTGGCAAACAAAAATGATGTGACAGCAGAAATTACCCCCCAAATTTCATCTTATTCGACTAGCACACTTTCCCCAGGCTGTCAGGATCTCTTTTGTGGCCCAATTTAGGCATCTGTTGCATTTCAAATACTACCCGATGACCATTCACTTCACAAACATTTACTACAAATTATCTAGAGTAGCACGCCAGTCACGAATCTGTGGACACTAAGCTTGGAGGCACCTTCCAGGGCTTAGGAAGGAGGGAGTGAAAGGAAAGACACTTCACTCATGATAGTTTGAAttagaaaatgtgaataattgaTTGTAAATAATTATAATTGTGTGATAATTGTGAAGAAACTCTGAGggtgttcatttttgttttcttgaacTTGCTCACATGCTCCATTTCAGTCAGTGGGACAGGTTGCAATGTAAGACAAGTTCCTGTGGTGttgccccctcccctccactggTCTTGAGAGAGGACACTACCatagatttggggggggggggaaactcATGTTTACCCAGGGGTACAATGTGTCCTAACGATCTTCTCCATTCAGGACTGAGGACCTCAGAAGCACTGATGTGAATAGCAGTTCTCCCTGATCTGGTCCTAAAGCATGCTCCTGGAAGTCCCAGGGACTTACTGTTGCCAACTCTCTTCTGCCCCCAAGCTGGttactccccttcccttctcacctccacctatTTCTTCAAGTCCCTGGCCTTCCTCAAGGCTCAGCTAAAAGCAGCTGATGACACTAtggggagacctgagttccaattcgaCCTTACTAGCTGGTGACCCGGGGCAAATccctttaacctctgtttgcctcagtttcctcatctgtaaaatggagataatacctcCCAAGGTAgctgtgaggatccaataagatagtatttgtaaagcacctagcacagtgcctagcacacagtaggtgcttaataaatgctcattccctccctcttttaAGTACCACTGCTATACAAGGACTATCATATTAGGATTTTCCTAGTGGCTAGTGCTCAGCATCCCTCTCTAAACTTCTTTGTACATACTTCTTACAGGCTGCTTTCCCCCATGAATGAATGTTAGGAGGCTGAGGGGCACAAGGTAaatgtttagtaaatatttgtgagatgaatgaatggatgagctTGAAAGAAGTCTCAGCTACCTCAGTTGGGGTTGAATAAGTGTGTAGAGATCTTGTCGAGCTGCATTTTGCAATAGATTCCTGTCATGATTTCTTCATTCGGCATTTGTCCCATTTTTCCCTCCCAAATTCCAAACTTCAGCCTTTAGCTAGCTTGGACCCATTTCTTGGGGAGCTCTTTccttataatatttaatatcatttctggactttaataagggccagagcctgaattaatcaatcagaagaagagcctggacctgacaatctctttgttctctgaagtaaacttaGGGAATGCCTCTTCTTAGGTccacaaggccagatggggctgacttagcatgCTTTAGGAGACCCttaacctgagacactatcttgaatcatgggactttttccatatcttcatattttgtggacatatactatgatACGGTATGTTAATGGTCAAGAAAACACAGCTATCCTAGGTCATCATTTCAACTGAAACTGTCAACTCTGTTACCTtcttgtatttacaacctatccaattaagaaattcctttctcatggtctagttaaacacatatggagaccataaatctgagggacacagacatcctgggattgtcctaaaacagacttaagcctggtcattcctgTAACAGtcagtcagaagtttttctggctctatGATCATGTAACCActaactttaagggaataaacaaaatGCATTCAGCctatttgccttttttaaccaaaatttcaggtcaacagttatggtgCTGTGACTCAGATTGGAAATGATGGACTAGGATGGAACGGCTCCCCACCTCACCAAAGCCAAAAGACTTAGGCACCTCAGGATTCATTTTTCCTGAGGTCTTA is a window from the Notamacropus eugenii isolate mMacEug1 chromosome X, mMacEug1.pri_v2, whole genome shotgun sequence genome containing:
- the FAM3A gene encoding protein FAM3A isoform X12; translation: MRVAGPLRIVVLIFTAGLTWIMGSILLGTHGSGFSRLQQLFSSPENAVTTGILSFPDPEASRAELRGVLGVRLSHALGFGEPRARKYKCGLPQPCPEQHLAFRVVSGAANVIGPKICLEDKMLMSSVKDNVGRGLNIALVNGVNGELLEARSFDMWAGDVNDLLKFIRPLHEGTLVFVASYDDPATKMNDETRKIFSELGSTNAKELAFRDSWVFVGAKGVQDKSPFEQNEK